A stretch of the Dyella telluris genome encodes the following:
- a CDS encoding AMP nucleosidase, translating into MKDKQEIVSNWLPRYTGTPVEEFGQHILLTNFGHYVDLFAEWHGVEVRGRDRPMPNATADGITLINFGMGSPNAATVMDLLSAIHPKAALFLGKCGGLKKKNAIGDLVLPIAAIRGEGTSNDYLLPEVPALPAFQLQRGVSTMIRDLGYDYWTGTVYTTNRRVWEHDEAFKDYLRRTRCMAIDMETATIFAAGFANKIPCGALLLVSDQPMIPEGVKTELSDRSVTAQFVERHIRIGIEALKLVRRKGRSVKHLRFEEEGSLD; encoded by the coding sequence ATGAAAGACAAGCAGGAGATCGTCTCCAACTGGCTGCCGCGCTATACCGGCACGCCTGTGGAGGAGTTTGGGCAGCACATTCTGCTGACCAATTTCGGGCATTACGTGGACCTCTTTGCCGAATGGCATGGCGTGGAAGTGCGGGGCCGCGACCGGCCCATGCCCAATGCCACCGCCGACGGCATCACCCTGATCAACTTCGGCATGGGCAGCCCCAATGCGGCGACCGTGATGGATCTGCTCAGCGCCATCCATCCCAAGGCGGCGTTGTTCCTGGGCAAGTGCGGTGGCCTCAAGAAGAAGAACGCCATCGGCGACCTGGTGCTGCCGATTGCCGCCATCCGCGGCGAGGGCACCTCCAACGACTATCTGTTGCCCGAGGTGCCGGCCTTGCCGGCCTTCCAGCTGCAGCGTGGCGTCTCCACCATGATCCGCGACCTGGGCTACGACTACTGGACCGGCACGGTGTACACCACCAACCGCCGGGTCTGGGAGCACGACGAGGCGTTCAAGGATTACCTGCGGCGGACCCGCTGCATGGCCATCGACATGGAGACCGCCACCATCTTCGCGGCGGGCTTCGCCAACAAGATCCCCTGCGGCGCCCTGTTGCTGGTGTCCGACCAGCCGATGATTCCGGAGGGCGTTAAGACGGAATTAAGCGACCGCAGCGTGACCGCGCAATTTGTTGAACGCCACATACGCATTGGTATTGAGGCGTTGAAATTGGTGCGGCGCAAGGGACGCAGCGTAAAACACCTGCGTTTCGAGGAAGAGGGCAGCCTCGACTAA
- a CDS encoding acyl-CoA dehydrogenase — MLLIGWIAALLVFLGLAFAGRGWLAWVLGVAVLLITWMVRGVDSPLLLYVLLLAAALVALVTGFAPLRRALFARALLPVLARVMPRLGETERIALEAGTVWWDAQIFSGAPDWDALLRFECKPLSAREQAFMDGPVTQLCAMLDDWKVQQQRDLPPEVWEFIKRERFFGMVLPETYGGLGMSEIGHSRVVTRIATRSVAAAVTVMVPNSLGPGELLLHYGTEAQKQHYLPRLADGREVPCFALTGPEAGSDAAATQSEGIVEWGQWRGEEVIGLRLNWNKRYITLAPVATLIGLAFRLKDPNGLLGGPVDRGITCALIARDLPGVVIGAHHDPMGVPFANGPIEGHDVFVPIDAIVGGVEQVGRGWRMLMESLAAGRSISLPALAVGAAQMATRICGAYATVREQFDTPIGRFEGIEEPLARIAGLTYLMTATRTLTCGALDAGEKPAVLGSIAKAYLTDAMREVVSDAMDIRAGAAIQRGPRNQLSPMWMSVPIGITVEGANILTRSMIIYGQGAIRCHPWVQKLIEAIAAKDLKAVDACTFGYINFVFTRAVRALLLGLTSARLAKAPANELTRYYQHLTRFASAFALISDTCMATLGGSLKRREKISGRLADALAWQYLAAATLKRYHDEAKLASNYDLARWGVALALYRTQEALRGVLDNLPAGFAAGVVRLLVFPLGARFRPPSDRLGQRAARAILEDREARIHLTGDIHVPGPQEPGLGELEAALDKAVRALPVETKLRDAIRAGQLDRASGDELGQHALAAGIITQAEYDALSEADEARNAVVQVDAFDLEVYRQLR; from the coding sequence ATGCTGCTGATCGGTTGGATCGCCGCCCTGCTCGTATTCCTGGGCCTGGCCTTCGCGGGCCGTGGCTGGCTGGCCTGGGTGCTGGGCGTGGCCGTGCTGCTCATCACCTGGATGGTGCGCGGGGTGGATTCGCCACTCCTTCTATATGTACTGCTTCTCGCCGCGGCATTGGTTGCACTGGTAACCGGTTTTGCGCCACTGCGCCGCGCGCTTTTCGCACGCGCCCTGCTGCCGGTGCTGGCCCGTGTCATGCCGCGGCTGGGCGAGACCGAACGCATTGCGCTCGAGGCAGGCACGGTGTGGTGGGACGCGCAGATCTTCTCCGGCGCGCCCGACTGGGATGCGTTGCTGCGTTTTGAATGCAAGCCGCTTAGCGCGCGCGAACAGGCTTTCATGGACGGCCCGGTGACGCAGTTGTGCGCCATGCTCGACGACTGGAAGGTGCAGCAGCAGCGCGACCTGCCGCCGGAGGTGTGGGAGTTCATCAAGCGCGAGCGCTTCTTCGGCATGGTGCTGCCGGAAACCTATGGCGGGCTGGGCATGTCCGAGATCGGCCATTCGCGCGTGGTCACGCGCATCGCCACGCGCTCGGTGGCCGCCGCCGTTACCGTGATGGTGCCCAATTCGCTGGGCCCCGGCGAGTTGCTGCTCCACTACGGCACCGAGGCGCAGAAGCAGCACTACCTGCCCCGCCTTGCCGATGGCCGGGAGGTTCCCTGTTTCGCGCTCACCGGACCGGAAGCCGGGTCCGATGCCGCGGCCACGCAGTCCGAAGGCATCGTGGAATGGGGCCAGTGGCGTGGCGAAGAGGTGATCGGCCTGCGCCTGAACTGGAACAAGCGATACATCACGCTGGCGCCGGTGGCCACGCTGATTGGCCTGGCCTTCCGCCTTAAGGACCCGAACGGTTTGCTCGGCGGCCCAGTGGATCGCGGCATCACCTGTGCGCTGATCGCCCGCGACCTGCCTGGCGTGGTGATCGGCGCGCACCACGATCCCATGGGCGTGCCGTTTGCCAATGGCCCCATCGAAGGCCACGACGTGTTCGTTCCCATCGACGCCATCGTCGGCGGCGTTGAGCAGGTGGGACGCGGCTGGCGCATGCTGATGGAAAGCCTCGCGGCGGGGCGATCCATCTCGCTGCCCGCGCTCGCGGTGGGCGCGGCACAGATGGCCACGCGCATTTGCGGTGCCTACGCCACGGTGCGCGAACAGTTCGATACGCCCATCGGCCGCTTCGAAGGCATCGAAGAACCGCTGGCCCGCATTGCCGGCCTGACCTATCTGATGACGGCCACGCGCACGCTCACTTGCGGCGCACTGGATGCAGGCGAAAAGCCGGCGGTGCTCGGCTCCATTGCCAAGGCCTATCTCACCGACGCCATGCGCGAAGTGGTGAGCGACGCCATGGACATCCGCGCGGGCGCGGCGATCCAGCGCGGTCCGCGCAATCAGCTGTCGCCGATGTGGATGTCCGTGCCCATCGGCATCACCGTCGAGGGCGCCAACATCCTGACCCGCTCGATGATCATCTATGGCCAGGGCGCCATCCGCTGCCATCCGTGGGTGCAGAAACTGATCGAAGCGATTGCCGCGAAGGACCTCAAAGCCGTCGACGCCTGCACCTTCGGCTACATCAACTTCGTATTCACCCGCGCCGTGCGGGCACTGTTGCTGGGGCTGACCAGCGCCCGGCTGGCCAAAGCGCCCGCCAACGAGCTGACGCGTTACTACCAGCACCTCACGCGCTTTGCATCGGCCTTCGCGCTGATTTCCGATACCTGCATGGCGACCCTGGGCGGCTCGCTGAAGCGCCGGGAGAAGATCTCCGGTCGCCTGGCCGATGCGCTGGCCTGGCAGTACCTCGCCGCGGCCACGCTCAAGCGCTACCACGACGAAGCCAAGCTCGCCTCCAACTACGACCTCGCGCGCTGGGGTGTGGCGCTGGCGCTCTATCGCACGCAGGAGGCGCTACGCGGCGTGCTGGATAACCTGCCGGCCGGGTTCGCGGCCGGTGTGGTCCGCCTGTTGGTATTCCCGCTGGGCGCACGCTTCCGGCCGCCGTCGGACCGGCTGGGCCAGCGCGCGGCGCGCGCCATCCTGGAAGACCGCGAAGCGCGCATCCATCTCACCGGGGACATCCACGTGCCCGGCCCGCAGGAACCCGGGCTCGGCGAGCTGGAAGCGGCGCTGGACAAGGCCGTGCGTGCCCTGCCGGTGGAAACCAAGTTGCGCGATGCTATCCGCGCCGGCCAGCTCGACCGGGCGTCGGGCGACGAACTGGGCCAGCATGCCCTGGCGGCGGGCATCATTACCCAGGCCGAGTACGACGCACTCAGCGAAGCGGACGAAGCGCGCAACGCGGTGGTACAGGTGGATGCCTTCGACCTGGAGGTCTACCGCCAACTGCGCTAG